Proteins from one Thioflavicoccus mobilis 8321 genomic window:
- a CDS encoding NAD(P)H-binding protein yields the protein MKKTPVCLIGGTGFVGRHLLHHLTGAGHPCRLLLRRPERHRDLRLIPGLDIRGVDPFDRDQLARHLEGCGTLINLVGILNEAGTDTFERIHVELVEHLVAATQAAGVARFLQMSALNADAHGGASRYLRSKGAGEDLAHAEGGRTMAVTSFQPSVIFGRGDHFFNR from the coding sequence ATGAAAAAGACCCCCGTTTGCCTCATCGGCGGCACCGGCTTCGTCGGCCGACACCTACTTCATCACCTCACCGGCGCCGGTCACCCGTGCCGTCTCCTGCTCCGACGGCCTGAGCGCCATCGGGACCTGCGCCTGATTCCTGGCCTCGACATCCGCGGCGTCGATCCCTTCGACCGCGACCAGCTGGCCCGTCACCTCGAGGGCTGCGGCACCCTGATCAACCTGGTCGGGATCCTCAACGAGGCCGGCACAGACACCTTCGAACGCATCCATGTCGAGCTCGTCGAGCACCTGGTCGCCGCCACCCAGGCCGCCGGCGTCGCGCGCTTCCTGCAGATGAGCGCGCTGAACGCGGATGCGCACGGCGGGGCCAGCCGCTACCTGCGCAGCAAGGGTGCCGGCGAAGATCTCGCCCACGCGGAGGGCGGGCGCACCATGGCCGTCACGAGCTTCCAACCATCGGTCATCTTCGGCCGCGGGGATCATTTCTTCAATCGCTAG
- a CDS encoding sulfite exporter TauE/SafE family protein translates to MSGAEVVGYLAIYLATGAFAGILAGLLGVGGGVIIVPVLIFVFSHQGFAPEWVPHLAVGTSLATILGTGSASVRAHHRRGAVRWGLVRALAPGIVVGAWLGAAIAGVLPEQWLTRIFALFLLFVGVRMLHRRAASTRGQLPGGAGLLAAGAGIGTLSALVGIGGGTLTVPFLNRSGVELRAAVATSSACGVPLALAGAIGFAVVGWGRAGLPPASTGFVYWPAVAAMLLASVPAAPVGAHFAHTLPVDLVKRIFAVLVILVGLRLLG, encoded by the coding sequence ATGAGCGGGGCCGAAGTGGTCGGGTATCTGGCTATCTATCTGGCCACGGGGGCATTTGCCGGAATCCTGGCTGGGCTGCTTGGCGTCGGCGGCGGCGTCATCATCGTGCCGGTGCTGATCTTCGTCTTCTCCCACCAAGGGTTCGCCCCCGAGTGGGTCCCCCACCTGGCCGTCGGCACATCGCTCGCGACCATCCTTGGCACGGGCAGCGCTTCGGTCCGCGCCCATCACCGCCGTGGCGCGGTGCGCTGGGGCCTGGTCCGGGCACTCGCCCCCGGAATTGTCGTCGGTGCCTGGCTCGGAGCGGCCATCGCCGGCGTCTTGCCCGAACAGTGGCTGACGCGGATCTTCGCCCTGTTCCTGCTCTTCGTCGGCGTGCGAATGCTCCACCGTCGTGCCGCTTCGACGCGGGGGCAGCTGCCGGGCGGCGCCGGCCTGCTCGCGGCCGGCGCCGGCATCGGCACCCTATCGGCCCTGGTCGGGATCGGTGGCGGCACCCTGACCGTGCCCTTCCTCAACCGAAGCGGCGTCGAACTGCGCGCGGCTGTGGCCACCTCGAGCGCCTGCGGTGTACCGCTGGCACTGGCGGGGGCGATCGGTTTCGCCGTCGTTGGCTGGGGACGCGCCGGACTCCCGCCGGCGAGCACTGGCTTCGTCTACTGGCCGGCGGTCGCGGCAATGCTCCTCGCGAGCGTCCCCGCCGCCCCCGTCGGCGCACACTTCGCCCACACGCTGCCGGTCGACCTGGTCAAGCGCATCTTCGCCGTCCTGGTGATCCTGGTCGGATTGCGGCTGCTCGGGTGA
- a CDS encoding NAD(P)/FAD-dependent oxidoreductase produces MARIVILGAGISGHTVARYLNKWVGKEHQVVVVSPKPKWNWVPSNIWVGVGEMKEQQVAFDLAPIYERIGVEFHLAQAVSIHPEGGGDAGAPHVMIEYTDPQKKGQTARVDFDYLVNATGPKLNFGATPGLGPDEGYTASVCLPSHATDANEQLQAIIADLKAGKSRTIVVGTGHGMCTCQGAAFEYLYNVDHTLREVGLRDKARLVWISNEYELGDFGMGGVHIKRGGYLQSGKSFAESLMVERDMEWITRAHVQRVEPGKIHYEQLDGTTGELDFDFAMLIPPFAGVGLKAFDKAGEDITSEVFAPNGFMKVDADYTPKAFEEWSKQDWPRTYQTPKYKNIFAVGIAFAPPHPISKPMKSVNGTPISPTPPRTGMPSANMGKAVAASIRDMLRGASAPTHTASMAEIGAACLASTGSDILKGTAVSMSVFPVVPDYDTYPEYGRDMNLTFGEVGLAGHWMKWILHHVFIYQAKLKPGWSILPD; encoded by the coding sequence ATGGCACGAATCGTCATCCTCGGCGCAGGCATCTCCGGCCATACCGTGGCCAGATACCTGAACAAGTGGGTTGGGAAGGAGCACCAGGTCGTCGTGGTCTCGCCCAAGCCAAAGTGGAATTGGGTCCCGTCCAACATCTGGGTGGGCGTCGGCGAGATGAAGGAACAACAGGTGGCATTCGATCTGGCCCCCATCTACGAGCGGATCGGTGTCGAGTTTCACTTGGCGCAGGCCGTCTCGATCCACCCCGAGGGGGGAGGCGATGCTGGGGCGCCCCACGTCATGATCGAATACACGGATCCGCAGAAGAAAGGCCAGACCGCCCGCGTCGATTTCGATTACCTGGTCAACGCGACCGGCCCCAAGCTCAATTTCGGCGCCACACCCGGGCTCGGACCGGATGAGGGCTACACGGCCTCCGTGTGCCTCCCGAGCCACGCGACCGACGCCAACGAGCAACTGCAAGCCATCATCGCGGACTTGAAGGCCGGAAAAAGCCGCACCATCGTCGTCGGCACCGGCCATGGCATGTGCACCTGCCAAGGCGCCGCCTTCGAATATCTCTACAACGTCGACCACACGCTGCGTGAGGTGGGCTTACGCGACAAGGCGCGTCTCGTCTGGATCAGCAACGAGTACGAGCTCGGCGACTTCGGCATGGGCGGCGTCCATATCAAGCGCGGCGGCTATCTGCAAAGCGGCAAGAGCTTCGCCGAGTCGCTGATGGTCGAGCGTGACATGGAGTGGATCACGCGCGCCCATGTCCAGCGTGTCGAGCCGGGCAAGATCCATTATGAGCAGCTCGACGGGACGACCGGCGAGCTGGACTTCGATTTCGCGATGCTGATCCCGCCCTTCGCCGGCGTCGGGCTGAAGGCCTTCGACAAGGCCGGCGAAGACATCACCAGCGAGGTCTTCGCGCCGAACGGCTTCATGAAGGTCGACGCCGACTACACGCCGAAGGCCTTCGAGGAGTGGAGCAAGCAGGATTGGCCGCGGACCTACCAGACGCCGAAGTACAAGAACATCTTCGCCGTCGGCATCGCCTTCGCACCGCCGCACCCCATCAGCAAGCCGATGAAGAGCGTCAACGGCACGCCGATCAGCCCGACCCCGCCGCGCACCGGGATGCCCTCGGCCAACATGGGCAAGGCCGTCGCCGCGAGCATCCGCGACATGCTCAGGGGCGCCTCGGCACCGACGCACACGGCCTCAATGGCCGAGATCGGCGCTGCCTGCCTGGCCTCGACCGGCTCGGACATCCTCAAGGGGACCGCCGTCAGCATGTCCGTCTTCCCGGTCGTACCGGATTACGATACCTATCCCGAATACGGCCGCGACATGAATCTGACCTTTGGCGAGGTCGGCCTCGCGGGGCACTGGATGAAGTGGATCCTGCACCACGTCTTCATCTACCAGGCCAAGCTGAAGCCGGGCTGGTCGATCCTCCCCGATTGA
- the ybgC gene encoding tol-pal system-associated acyl-CoA thioesterase yields MIPFWNAGSGSRDVAPSTPSATFRWPIRVYYEDTDAAGVVYYANYLKFLERARTEWLRALGFEQDALRQQYGLVFAVRKAEITYLSPALFNDRLMVTATVARCGRAGLDFRQEIARDEDGRCCVRAEVSIACVRLSDWRPARIPDQLLEKIAQ; encoded by the coding sequence ATGATTCCTTTTTGGAACGCCGGATCTGGTAGCCGCGACGTGGCCCCATCGACGCCCTCAGCGACCTTTCGTTGGCCGATCCGTGTCTATTACGAGGACACGGATGCCGCCGGGGTCGTCTACTATGCAAACTATCTCAAATTCCTCGAACGCGCGCGCACCGAGTGGCTGCGGGCGCTTGGCTTCGAGCAGGATGCCCTGCGCCAACAGTATGGCTTGGTTTTTGCCGTGCGCAAAGCCGAGATCACCTATCTGAGCCCGGCCCTGTTCAACGATCGGCTCATGGTCACCGCCACGGTCGCCCGCTGTGGTCGGGCAGGTCTGGACTTCCGTCAGGAGATCGCGCGCGACGAGGATGGCCGGTGCTGCGTGCGGGCCGAGGTGAGCATCGCCTGTGTACGGTTGAGCGATTGGCGCCCGGCACGGATACCCGACCAGCTGTTGGAGAAGATCGCCCAATGA
- the tolQ gene encoding protein TolQ, with amino-acid sequence MTTELSYVELLLHASLIVQLVLLLLIVASVLSWAVIFDRGRLLRQARRAADAFERRFWSGGDLAALYRDLGQEGQGSLGLAGIFRAGFKEYARLRKLADSDHMAVLLGTERSMRVALSRELDRLETNLAFLATVGSTSPYVGLFGTVWGIIHAFHSLGNVEQATLALVAPGISEALVATAIGLFAAIPAVIAYNRYANQVERLNNRYEEFMEEFSTLLQRQGRAERVES; translated from the coding sequence ATGACCACCGAGCTTTCCTACGTCGAACTGCTGCTGCACGCGAGCCTGATCGTGCAGCTGGTCCTGCTGCTGTTGATCGTCGCCTCGGTGCTGTCGTGGGCCGTCATCTTCGATCGCGGGAGGTTGCTGCGCCAGGCGCGCCGCGCCGCCGACGCCTTCGAGCGGCGTTTCTGGTCGGGCGGCGATCTCGCGGCGCTCTACCGCGATCTCGGTCAGGAGGGGCAGGGCAGCCTTGGGCTCGCCGGCATCTTCCGAGCCGGCTTCAAAGAGTACGCGCGTCTGCGCAAGCTTGCCGACAGCGACCATATGGCCGTCCTGCTCGGCACCGAGCGCTCGATGCGGGTGGCGCTGAGCCGCGAGCTCGACCGACTCGAGACCAATCTCGCGTTCCTCGCCACGGTGGGTTCGACGAGTCCCTACGTCGGCCTGTTCGGCACCGTTTGGGGCATCATTCATGCCTTTCATTCGCTCGGCAACGTCGAACAGGCGACCCTCGCGCTTGTCGCCCCCGGTATCTCGGAGGCCTTGGTGGCCACGGCCATCGGTCTGTTCGCGGCCATTCCGGCGGTCATCGCCTACAACCGTTATGCCAATCAGGTGGAGCGGTTGAACAATCGCTACGAGGAGTTCATGGAAGAGTTCTCGACCCTCCTGCAACGCCAGGGACGTGCGGAACGCGTGGAATCCTGA
- the tolR gene encoding protein TolR: protein MPLKHARNRRRLIAEINVVPYIDVMLVLLVIFMVTAPLITQGVKVDLPQARAQVIAGETSTPALITVDQFGDFYLDAGGRGSEAVDDRQLFSRLSTLLDERPGTPVMVSGDNRVDYGRVVEAMVVAQAAGAPHVGLITRAPEPGER from the coding sequence ATGCCGCTGAAGCACGCCCGCAACCGCCGCCGGCTGATCGCCGAGATCAATGTCGTCCCCTACATCGACGTGATGCTCGTGCTGCTGGTGATCTTCATGGTGACGGCCCCGCTCATCACGCAGGGGGTCAAGGTCGACCTGCCTCAGGCGCGTGCCCAGGTCATCGCCGGCGAGACGAGCACGCCAGCGCTGATCACGGTCGATCAGTTCGGAGACTTCTATCTCGATGCCGGTGGCCGGGGTAGCGAGGCGGTCGATGATCGCCAGCTCTTCAGCCGGCTGAGCACGCTGCTGGACGAGCGGCCCGGCACGCCGGTCATGGTCAGCGGAGACAACCGGGTCGACTACGGCCGGGTCGTCGAGGCGATGGTTGTGGCCCAGGCCGCCGGGGCGCCGCATGTCGGCCTCATCACGCGCGCGCCGGAGCCCGGCGAACGCTGA